In one window of Burkholderia sp. NRF60-BP8 DNA:
- a CDS encoding APC family permease, giving the protein MPSHADSPVAHHAGSLTIFQGAALYIGAVLGTGVIALPALAAEVAGPASLLAWAALVVLSGPLAATFAALGARYPDAGGVSTYARRAFGPKAAAIVGWCFYFAVPAGAPAAAMFGGAYVAAVTGGGHTTVVVTAAALIATVSAANAFGVTVSGRMQLVLSALLVALLLAAVLASAPHARAANLHPFAPHGWLAVGQAAALLVWSFAGWEAITHLAAEFRRPAHDMPRSAGIAVVVVGFLYLSVAAASVTVLGPSAGASGAPLAELIAGGIGGHAQVLAAAAALLLTLGTMNAYFAGAAKLGAALGRDGALPAWLAQGSQVGGVPRRSLGVIAVLAAIALAATAVSDVGPKPLVLVTSGCFVMVYGLGAAAALKLLPRGGIAYRCAWISLIAVAGLFVTTGWYFLCPLLLAGGALLYLQLTGPRR; this is encoded by the coding sequence ATGCCTTCGCATGCCGATTCGCCCGTTGCCCATCACGCGGGTTCGCTGACCATTTTCCAGGGCGCCGCGCTCTATATCGGCGCGGTGCTCGGCACCGGCGTGATCGCGCTGCCCGCGCTCGCCGCCGAAGTCGCCGGGCCGGCCTCGCTACTCGCATGGGCCGCGCTCGTCGTACTGTCCGGGCCGCTCGCGGCCACCTTCGCCGCACTCGGCGCCCGCTATCCCGACGCCGGCGGCGTGTCGACCTACGCGCGGCGCGCATTCGGCCCGAAGGCGGCGGCGATCGTCGGCTGGTGCTTCTACTTCGCGGTGCCGGCCGGCGCGCCGGCCGCCGCGATGTTCGGCGGCGCATACGTCGCGGCCGTCACGGGCGGCGGACACACGACGGTCGTCGTCACGGCCGCCGCGCTGATCGCGACCGTGTCGGCCGCGAACGCGTTCGGCGTCACCGTGTCGGGCCGCATGCAACTGGTGTTGTCGGCGCTGCTCGTCGCGCTACTGCTTGCCGCGGTGCTTGCGTCCGCGCCGCATGCCCGCGCCGCGAACCTCCATCCGTTCGCCCCGCACGGCTGGCTCGCGGTCGGCCAGGCCGCCGCGTTGCTCGTGTGGAGCTTCGCCGGCTGGGAAGCGATCACGCATCTCGCGGCCGAGTTCCGCCGGCCCGCGCACGACATGCCGCGCTCGGCCGGCATCGCGGTCGTGGTCGTCGGGTTCCTGTATCTGTCGGTGGCCGCCGCGAGCGTGACGGTGCTCGGGCCTTCCGCGGGTGCATCGGGCGCGCCGCTCGCCGAACTGATCGCGGGCGGCATTGGCGGCCATGCGCAGGTGCTGGCGGCGGCCGCCGCGCTGCTGCTCACGCTCGGCACGATGAACGCGTATTTCGCCGGCGCGGCCAAACTCGGCGCGGCGCTCGGGCGCGACGGCGCACTGCCCGCATGGCTCGCGCAAGGCAGCCAGGTCGGCGGCGTGCCGCGCCGCAGCCTCGGCGTGATCGCGGTGCTCGCGGCCATCGCGCTGGCCGCCACGGCGGTGTCGGACGTCGGGCCGAAGCCGCTCGTGCTCGTGACGTCCGGATGTTTCGTGATGGTGTACGGGCTCGGCGCGGCGGCTGCGCTGAAGCTGCTGCCGCGTGGCGGCATCGCATATCGTTGCGCGTGGATTTCGCTGATTGCCGTCGCCGGGCTGTTCGTGACGACCGGATGGTATTTCCTGTGCCCGCTGCTGCTCGCGGGCGGCGCACTGCTTTATCTGCAGCTCACCGGCCCGCGCCGATGA